GCTGACATATCAAGGGTTCCTAGTAAGTTTTCTATTATTGAAACGACTTATACAGATTCTACGGGGAAAGTCACTGCTGACTTGTATTTTGATGATGGGCATTTCTATATAATTAAGCGCTATACCTTTTTCTTCAAAAAGTATGATTTTTATTGGATAATTTACGATTATGCCGTTCAAAATATTGGGGTTAAGGAGAAATATTAAGTATTTAATTTTTAAGATTAAAGAACTTGGTATTTTTTTGTGGATCATAAGTTCCCTAGGTTTATATGCGAATTTTAAACATGAGGTGGTTAAAGGGGATACCCTTTATTCTATTTCTCTTAAGTATAGGGTTCCAATAAAAGACCTTAAAAGAGTAAATAACCTTGGTTCTGACAGTATTGGATTGGGGCTTGTATTAATTATTCCAAGGCCCTCCGAGGAACATAAAATTGTTAAGAAGAGCGTTGAAGAACCTGGTGTTAGAAATAATGTTAGTTCTGGTTCGAAAATTCATGTTGTAAAAGAGAATGATACTGTTGAGGCAATAGCAAATCAGTATAGGATTAAAGAGAAGGAATTACTTGCTTGGAATGATTTAAGTTCTAGGCATGTTAAGGTTTCCTCTAAACTAGTCGTAAGTGAACCTGATTTTTTGAGGCCATATGTGGTTAAGAGAGGTGATTCGCTTTCCCAGTTAGCTTTGGATTTTAATATTAGTACTGAAGACATTATGAGGTTAAATTCTTTAGAGGATCAAAATTTAATAATCGGGCAGAAATTATACTTAAAGAAGGCCTCCGGTAATATTAATTTTCATTATGTAAAAAGGGGCGAAACTCTTGGTAAGATTGCATATATTTACGGTGTGACTCCCAAACATCTCGTTAATCTTAATGGGGAGAAAGCAATAAACTTAAAGGCAGATTCCATTTTGGAGGTTTCAAAGATTATTGGAGAGAGTTTGTCAAGCATTAGGGATGTGATTCCGAAGTTAAAAAAGAGTAGTAAGGATTTTATGCTACATGAAGTATCTGTTGGGGAAACTCTTTATAGTATCGCACGTAAATATGGAGTTCTGATTGAAGAACTTAAGAGATGGAATAATTTAAGTGGAAATAATATTTCTTATAAGCAAGAACTTAAAATTTACGATAAACAAAAAGAATCCAATATTGCTAGTAAAAGTTCAAGAGATTCTGTGGAAAAGATTAGTGACTCTGGGAGTAAAGTTAGAGCTCTTACAAATGTTCCTTCTGCTAAGAATAAAAAGTTGGATTTAAACTTTTCCAATGTTTTAGGTAGAAGAGATTTTTTTGATGTAAGTGCTTTAGTGATTCTGGATCCTAAAATACCGATATTTGAGGTTAATGGAGATTTTTATTATTGGTATAAACCTAAAAAAATAAACCAACCGAGTGAATTTTATTCGGAGGATTGGCGCTCTCCGCTTAATGCTTATAAGAAGGCAAGTCAGCTTTTTAAAAGTTTTGAAAGTCTTGTTAAGACTAGACCAGTTAAGAATAATAAGCTTAAAAATAAATTAATAATTATTGATCCCGGCCATGGGGGCCTTGATCCTGGTGCCATTGTTAAGGCTAAAGACGGTCTTGGTAATGAAATTTTTGTTGTTGAAGACGAATATGTTTATGATATTGCCTTGAGGCTTTATGTGTATCTTAAAGAGTATGGAGCTAACGTTGAGCTTACTATTTTAGCTCCCGATCATTTAATTAGAGACAGCGTGTCTGCTAATAATACATTTGTCAATGTTAAGAATGAAGTTTATAATGACTATGATTTAAATAAGAATGACACAGTTGATTCTTGGATAAGTGGAACCCAGGAGGGATTAAAGAAAAGGCTATCCGTTGTTCATAAATTTGTAAATAAGCATAAAAATATTGATGAGAAAGATATTCTGTATGTTAGCCTGCATGCCGATAATAGTGTAGGAGCACCCCGGAGCATGGGGTTTTATTACCAACATGAAGAAGGTAAGAGTTCGGATTTGCATTCTAAGTCTGTTATTGAAAAAATCACACAAGGACTTAGGAGAAGTTTCTATATTAAGGGACAAAATCTTTACGTGCTGAAGAATAATATTGTTAAGACTAGATTTTTGGTTGAAGTTAGAAATTTGGCATTTGATGAGGAGGCTTGGGCAATCAGGTTTGCCAAATTGAGAGATCAGGATTCCAAGATACTTGCGGATGCTATTTTGAAAATCTTTTCTTAAGACTAGATCCACTATTTTCTAGAAAAAATGGCCATTTAATTGACAAAAAAAAGTCAATTTAGGATAATACTTTTAGTGTTTGTTCCCCTATAGCTCAGTGGTAGAGCGGGTGGCTGTTAACCACTAGGTCGGAGGTTCAAGTCCTTCTGGGGGAGTTTTTTGTTGAGTTATCTCTTCTATTTCTTCTCTTTTGATTTGAAAATAATTGATCCTTTCGAGTAGTCTTTTGTTGTTTCCATTTCCTAATTGGAAGTGCCTTTGTATCTTCTCTCTTCTTTCTCTAGATTGGCTTCCTGTGAGTCCGAGTTCTATTAAATCATTTAAGGTAATACCCTCCTTAGCTTCTTTATTGGAAAAAGTGGCTACTTTTGTTAAAGCTTTTATTATTTCAAGACCAGAGGACAGCTCAACTTCTTTATTTTTACTTTCAAGATGAGCATGCTTAACGTTGTCCTGATTTGAACATTTTAGTCTCTTAAGTATCTGTTTCCTAATTAAATCTCCTGACTTGTCGCTATCAGTGAAGATAATTATTCCATTTGTTGCCAGCGCTCGCTTGAGCACATTGATAGTATCTGATTTAATATGAAATCCACCAGTTTCAACTACAGTACACTCAAATAGTTCTTTTATTCTCCTAGCATCATCTTTACCTTCAACTACAATGATCTCTTTTATTATTCCCAGAATTTAATTCCAATTTTCAAAAAATGATCTAAGTAACTTTATTGCATCTATGTGATCCGATATTGCGATTGTTTCTCTTAAAGAGTGCATTGCCCACATTGGAGTTCCAATGTCTATGGTTTCAATACCCGTTTGGGCGTTTGTAATGGGTCCAATTGTGGTTCCGGCATTAACATTTGCTTTCAATATTATTTCTTGAACTTGAATGTTATTTTTTATGGCCAATGATTTAAGCTTTGCACATCCGCTTGCTGTTGTTGCATACTTAAAATTAGCATTACTTTTAATCGTCACACCCTTCCCTAGGCTTACTTCATACTTTGGGTCATGTTTGTCCGTGTATCCCGGATGAACACCATGCGCAGCATCCATTGAAATGTGGAATGACTTGTTTAACTTTATTAAGTGTTCTTCTCTTCCTAAATTTAAAGCATGATTAATTCTTTCTAACACTTCTGTTAATAGTTGTGAATCAGCCCCTCTTGAAGTTAAAGATCCAATTTCCTCATTATCGAAAAACACAGCCACTTTATTTTTACTGTTGTTTGTGTGCACGAATGCATTCATAACGGCATGACAACCAGATTTGTTATCAAGATTTTTTGATGATAAAAATTCACCTTCGCTACCAATGATTTTAGAAGTTTCAGATGTTGTAAAGATTAGATCACAAGATAGAAAATCCTTCTCCAATATGTTGATCCTTTCTAGGATTGTCTTCTTAATGCTTTTCTGGAGGCTAGTAATAACTACAATGTTTTCGTGTGTATCATACGCAAATCCTTCATTAACCTTGCGGTTTAGGTGAATTGCAACATTTGGTATAATGCCAATGTTTTCAATCGTTATTAGTTCTGAATTAATCATTCCATCTTTATTGAAATACACAACTCCTGCTAAAGTTAAATCTCTGTCAGTCCAAGTTGAAATGATCGGTCCTCCATAAACTTCAATGTGATTTGAAAATACATTTCCTTTATTCTTTGTGGATTCTATTTTAAGTTTTAATCCAGGGCTGTCAGAGTGCGCTCCTGCTATCAAGAACGGTTCCTGTTTTTTATCCGTATTGATATTAAATGCAATAAGAGAAGTGCCTTCTTTTTTAATGTAGTAATATCCTGTTTCTAATTTCCATTTATCATCAAGTTTTAATTCCCTAGCATTAAGATAATGTATTAGTTTTTGTTCAATGTAATTTACTAGATGATATGGAGTTAGGCTTGTATCTAACAAATTTTGAAAATATGATATATCTAAGGTTTGGTCATTCATTGTTGGCGTCCTCCCACTGTTTCGGCTTATTGTTTTTATAGTTTATATATTATTATAATGGTTGGTATGTATATAAAGGAGATTAAATGAAAAATTTTAGTAAATTGTTGCTCATATCCTTAATATTGATTTCTTGTACGGCAAGTACAACAGTTGATTTGAATAACAATATGAGTGGAACAGTTTCAGTTGTATTTAACGTTAAGCCGGAGTTTGAAAAAATAAGAAGAGAGCTTGTGGCCACCCTTGGGGGCGAGGAAGTAGCTAGAATGCCTCTTTTTCCTGTAGATGAGATAAGAAAATATTTTCAAGATCTGGGGGAGGATTCGGGTCTAAAGCTTTCAAAGATTAAAGAGAAGGGTGATTCTCTTGAACTTGTTATTGAATTTGATAACTTGAGTAGAGTTCTTAAAGATTATTTAGAAAAAGAAACAATGCCACTATTGAAGGTGGCTAGCAAAA
This is a stretch of genomic DNA from Borrelia sp. P9F1. It encodes these proteins:
- a CDS encoding LysM peptidoglycan-binding domain-containing protein gives rise to the protein MPFKILGLRRNIKYLIFKIKELGIFLWIISSLGLYANFKHEVVKGDTLYSISLKYRVPIKDLKRVNNLGSDSIGLGLVLIIPRPSEEHKIVKKSVEEPGVRNNVSSGSKIHVVKENDTVEAIANQYRIKEKELLAWNDLSSRHVKVSSKLVVSEPDFLRPYVVKRGDSLSQLALDFNISTEDIMRLNSLEDQNLIIGQKLYLKKASGNINFHYVKRGETLGKIAYIYGVTPKHLVNLNGEKAINLKADSILEVSKIIGESLSSIRDVIPKLKKSSKDFMLHEVSVGETLYSIARKYGVLIEELKRWNNLSGNNISYKQELKIYDKQKESNIASKSSRDSVEKISDSGSKVRALTNVPSAKNKKLDLNFSNVLGRRDFFDVSALVILDPKIPIFEVNGDFYYWYKPKKINQPSEFYSEDWRSPLNAYKKASQLFKSFESLVKTRPVKNNKLKNKLIIIDPGHGGLDPGAIVKAKDGLGNEIFVVEDEYVYDIALRLYVYLKEYGANVELTILAPDHLIRDSVSANNTFVNVKNEVYNDYDLNKNDTVDSWISGTQEGLKKRLSVVHKFVNKHKNIDEKDILYVSLHADNSVGAPRSMGFYYQHEEGKSSDLHSKSVIEKITQGLRRSFYIKGQNLYVLKNNIVKTRFLVEVRNLAFDEEAWAIRFAKLRDQDSKILADAILKIFS
- the rnmV gene encoding ribonuclease M5 — translated: MLGIIKEIIVVEGKDDARRIKELFECTVVETGGFHIKSDTINVLKRALATNGIIIFTDSDKSGDLIRKQILKRLKCSNQDNVKHAHLESKNKEVELSSGLEIIKALTKVATFSNKEAKEGITLNDLIELGLTGSQSRERREKIQRHFQLGNGNNKRLLERINYFQIKREEIEEITQQKTPPEGLEPPT
- a CDS encoding M18 family aminopeptidase — protein: MNDQTLDISYFQNLLDTSLTPYHLVNYIEQKLIHYLNARELKLDDKWKLETGYYYIKKEGTSLIAFNINTDKKQEPFLIAGAHSDSPGLKLKIESTKNKGNVFSNHIEVYGGPIISTWTDRDLTLAGVVYFNKDGMINSELITIENIGIIPNVAIHLNRKVNEGFAYDTHENIVVITSLQKSIKKTILERINILEKDFLSCDLIFTTSETSKIIGSEGEFLSSKNLDNKSGCHAVMNAFVHTNNSKNKVAVFFDNEEIGSLTSRGADSQLLTEVLERINHALNLGREEHLIKLNKSFHISMDAAHGVHPGYTDKHDPKYEVSLGKGVTIKSNANFKYATTASGCAKLKSLAIKNNIQVQEIILKANVNAGTTIGPITNAQTGIETIDIGTPMWAMHSLRETIAISDHIDAIKLLRSFFENWN